The sequence TTCTGTGGAACGGCTTCGCCGAAGGCGCCGGTGGGGTAGCCCGCGGCGGAGTTGTAGAAGATGGCCACGGGCGGAAAGCCCTGGCTATCGGTCCCACCAATAGTCCAGCCCGTAAGTCCGCTCTCAAAACTGCCGTTGGACACAAGGTTGACAGGGAGGGCGCTGGCCACGCCAGCTGCCAAGGCAAACAACAGGCCTACGGCGGTTTTCGAGATGGATTTCATAATTTCTTTCGGCGGGGTTTCGATGGTGCTTTACAAGCACAGTCTGTGCCAAAGTAAAAAAATCAATGAATTCAATGGCGTTTGTGTGGCTCTGCGCGAGTCAGGCACGAGTATGTCAAGAATGTCGACAGAAAAGCCAGGCTCCCAAAAGCAAAAAGGGTGGCAGAGCCACCCTTTTTGATGTTGACGGTTCCGAAGAACGATCAGGCTTGTTTTTGCTTGCGGCGCGAGGCTGCTGCCAGACCGGCGAGGCCCAGACCCAGCAGGGCAAGGGAGCCTGGCTCGGGAACTGGCTTCACAAGTGTCACGTACACACCCAGGTCGTCGTAGTCCTTGTCCGAGCCAGCGAGTGGCAGATCTTCCCAAGCGAGCAGGTAGCTTTCGCTGCCCCAGAAGCTGTTTGCAGGGGCTCCAGGCAGGCGAATGGTATCGCCGACGCCTTGGTAGGCAACCATGTGGTCATCGCCGCCATTCAGATATGCCTGCGAGTAAAAGATATCGTTGGGAGTCTTGATGTAATAACCAAACGTGCTCGTGGAGAAAGCTGCGCTCGATACATCAAATGCGAAGGGCGGGACCAGTGGGTCAAAGCGGTAGGTGGTGAACAAGTTGCCAAGAGACAGCGTCAGTTCCTTCTTGACACCTGGGCCTGCAGCGCCATTAAACAGTTCCAGCTTCGTGCCGATTGCATTCGGATCGTAGATGCCGAATGTGGTAGTTGGTGCAAAGCCAGCCAGTTCAAACACGATGGAGGCAGAAGCAGTTGCGCTCACCTCGATTTGGAACAGGCCAGACTCAGCCGCTTGGTCCGTCTGCACGTTGGGTGCCGATGAAACCGAGGAAGCGCCAACGCCACCATACAAATTGTTGATCTGGTTCTGCAGGCTGGTGCCGCTCACCGGGGTGGCGAAGGCGGAGGCAGAAACCGCGAGGGCGGCGGCTGCGACAAAAGACTTGATGAAACGCATGAAAAACTCCTTGGAGGGTTAGACCGCAGTTGCGGCTTGTTACGCTACTAAGCGATATCCATGCCAGGCAATGAAATCAAGTACTTACCGGAAAAGTAACAAAAATCTGTAAAGCAATTCGACAGACTTGAAGATGAATCTGGGCGGCTCTGTCGCTCCTAAAGCAGAAGTGTCTGGAGCGGGCCGCATGCCGGGGGTGCTGAACATGGGCTGACTACTTGTCGGGTTTTTTGACAAAGTCCACCCCACTGCCCAGGGTATCCGCGGGAATTTTCAAGAATATCAAGGATGTGTGAACTCTGGCACACCAGATGCTAATCGCTTGGTGCGCGGCAGTCCGCCGGCTTAACCAAGGAGAAGGAAATCATGTTGAAGAAACTCTTGGCATCGGTGTGCGGGGCTGCTGCTCTGTTCGCCTCGACCCCAGCCTCGGCTGTGCCGGTGGGTCTGGAACTTGTGCTGTTGGTCGACGTGTCCGGCAGCGTCAGCAACAGCGAATATTTGTTGCAGCGAAATGGTTACGTGCAGGCGTTCCAGAACGTCAGCGTGCAAAACGCCATCCTGGCCAGCGAGGGTGGTGCGATCGCTGTGACTTACGTGGAATGGTCTTCTGCCACCCAGCAAGCGGTGCAGGTGGGATGGTCGCTGATCAACAGCGCTGCCAGCGCGATCGCATTTGCGAACGACATCGCGGACGAGACCCGAGCCTTCTCGGGAAACACCGGCGTGCAAGCGGCCATTCGTTACGGTGCTGGCCTGTTCGCAAACGGCTTCGAATCCCTGCGTCAGGTGATCGACGTGTCGGGTGACGGCGCTTGCAACAGCGGAGATTGCTCCACCGCCTACGGTCGCGACTACGCGATCAATACCCTGGGCGTCGACACCATCAACGGCTTGGCCATTGGCGGAAGCAGCATCACGAGCTACTACAACAGCGATGTCAAGGGTGGTGGTGGGTTCGTGATCGGCGTTGATAGCTTCAGCGACTTTGCTGCAGCCATCGAAAGAAAGCTGATCAAGGAAATCACGAACGAAACGCCTGAGCCCGTCTCGCTGGCTCTGCTGGGCATCGGTCTGATTGGCGTGGGGGCTGCCCGCCGTCGCGCAGCGAAGGTCTGACACGTCCAACCAGCCTGTCTTGCAGGTGAAAAGGGCTGGCTTTTGCCAGCCCTTTTCTATTGGAGCAGGGGTTTTGGACCCCGGGCCTTGCTCAGGGCAACTGTTGCAACCAGCTGCGGCTCAACTCGCCGCATTGACTGGCCGACTTCAGCGCCGAGCAGGTGTGGTCTGCGAGCGCAAGGGTGTGTTGGTCAAGGCACCTATGGTGATTCCACTCGGCCCACGCTGCGCCAAGGTTGGCGTGTTCCACGAACTCCTGTGCGGTCAGGTCGCGCTCGCTGAGCAGCAGCAGAATGGGTGAGTCAAAGGCGCGCCAGGCATGAGCCATCCGCGCCTGGAAGCTCTGTGTTGCCGGTGGGGCGCCTGACATGCCAAGCACGTTCACCCCCAACTCCTTCAAGGCGTTCCAACTCACGCGGCCCTTGAACAACTTTCGCCAGAACCCAGGCTCCCGCAGTCTCTGCCAGTAGTAATGTTTCACCCGCGCCCGAGCCAGACTCACCTCGCTCCTCACCCAGGGATTGAGCAGCGCCAAACCGGCAACGCGAGCGTCGTGGGTAGCGTCCACATAGAGCAGACTGGCCGAAGCGCCGTCGCACAGGCCCCACAGCACCACGCGTTCAACGCCTGGGTGCCGCTGTTGAAACCCGTCGATGGCCGCAGCGATGTGCGGCGCGGAGTCTTCGAACGAAGGCAGCTCGCCCGGGCTGTCGCCCATGCCGGGCAAGTCGAATCTAAGCACCGGGAAGCCGCCATCGGCGAGATAGCGCGCAAGTTGCACAAATTGGCGGTGGCTGCCGGCGCGGTACTGGGCGCCGCCGACCACGATGACCACGCCGGTGTTTTGCAGGGGCTTGCCTGTGGGCGGCAGGCTGACGATGCCCAGCATGTCGAAGCCTTCGCCGTGCAACCACATGCTGTGTTCGTTGATGCTCATGCTGCGTGCTC is a genomic window of Hydrogenophaga sp. RAC07 containing:
- a CDS encoding hydrolase 1, exosortase A system-associated yields the protein MSINEHSMWLHGEGFDMLGIVSLPPTGKPLQNTGVVIVVGGAQYRAGSHRQFVQLARYLADGGFPVLRFDLPGMGDSPGELPSFEDSAPHIAAAIDGFQQRHPGVERVVLWGLCDGASASLLYVDATHDARVAGLALLNPWVRSEVSLARARVKHYYWQRLREPGFWRKLFKGRVSWNALKELGVNVLGMSGAPPATQSFQARMAHAWRAFDSPILLLLSERDLTAQEFVEHANLGAAWAEWNHHRCLDQHTLALADHTCSALKSASQCGELSRSWLQQLP
- a CDS encoding PEP-CTERM sorting domain-containing protein, with product MRFIKSFVAAAALAVSASAFATPVSGTSLQNQINNLYGGVGASSVSSAPNVQTDQAAESGLFQIEVSATASASIVFELAGFAPTTTFGIYDPNAIGTKLELFNGAAGPGVKKELTLSLGNLFTTYRFDPLVPPFAFDVSSAAFSTSTFGYYIKTPNDIFYSQAYLNGGDDHMVAYQGVGDTIRLPGAPANSFWGSESYLLAWEDLPLAGSDKDYDDLGVYVTLVKPVPEPGSLALLGLGLAGLAAASRRKQKQA
- a CDS encoding DUF1194 domain-containing protein — encoded protein: MLKKLLASVCGAAALFASTPASAVPVGLELVLLVDVSGSVSNSEYLLQRNGYVQAFQNVSVQNAILASEGGAIAVTYVEWSSATQQAVQVGWSLINSAASAIAFANDIADETRAFSGNTGVQAAIRYGAGLFANGFESLRQVIDVSGDGACNSGDCSTAYGRDYAINTLGVDTINGLAIGGSSITSYYNSDVKGGGGFVIGVDSFSDFAAAIERKLIKEITNETPEPVSLALLGIGLIGVGAARRRAAKV